In Streptomyces canus, one DNA window encodes the following:
- a CDS encoding carbohydrate ABC transporter permease, producing the protein MTSTFLADKRSGPGTDLPPPESVRARGRGRRRVLHWLTAVGFQLPALVLFIGMVLLPMLFALYAAFFRWGGFGMPSDYIGTDNFTQLFDNPVFLGDLWRCLVLVVLSLAFQLPFALAMAVLLNQKLRGRAVYRMLFFAPYVLSEAITGVLFSMVFAPDSGLADHIFGAVGLDGVGGLWFADPSYVMATLFLVMMWKYFGFHMMLYLAGLQSIPRELTEAALIDGASAWQRFRNVTLPLLAPTLRISIFLSVIGSIQLFDLVWVVTQGGPDHHSETMAVTMFQYGFKRYQVGYASAISVVMFGICLVFALAYQRFVLRRDLEGATTTMRGDGK; encoded by the coding sequence ATGACCTCCACGTTCCTCGCAGACAAGCGGAGCGGTCCGGGCACCGATCTCCCGCCCCCGGAATCGGTCAGGGCCCGGGGGCGGGGCCGCCGGCGCGTACTGCACTGGCTGACCGCGGTGGGCTTCCAACTGCCCGCCCTGGTGCTGTTCATCGGCATGGTCCTGCTGCCGATGCTGTTCGCGCTGTACGCCGCCTTCTTCCGCTGGGGCGGCTTCGGCATGCCCTCCGACTACATCGGCACGGACAACTTCACCCAGCTCTTCGACAACCCGGTCTTCCTGGGCGACCTGTGGCGCTGCCTGGTCCTGGTCGTGCTGTCCCTCGCGTTCCAACTGCCGTTCGCGCTCGCCATGGCGGTCCTCCTCAACCAGAAGCTGCGCGGCAGAGCCGTCTACCGAATGCTGTTCTTCGCGCCCTACGTCCTGTCCGAGGCGATCACCGGCGTGCTGTTCAGCATGGTCTTCGCCCCGGACTCCGGACTCGCCGACCACATCTTCGGCGCGGTCGGCCTGGACGGCGTGGGCGGGCTGTGGTTCGCCGATCCCTCCTACGTCATGGCGACGCTCTTCCTGGTCATGATGTGGAAGTACTTCGGCTTCCACATGATGCTCTACCTGGCCGGACTCCAGTCCATCCCACGGGAGTTGACCGAGGCGGCTCTCATCGACGGCGCCAGCGCCTGGCAGCGGTTCCGCAACGTCACCCTGCCGCTCCTCGCGCCCACCCTGCGGATCAGCATCTTCCTGTCCGTCATCGGCTCGATCCAGCTCTTCGACCTGGTGTGGGTGGTCACCCAGGGCGGCCCCGACCACCACTCCGAGACCATGGCCGTGACCATGTTCCAGTACGGCTTCAAGCGCTACCAGGTCGGCTACGCCAGCGCGATCAGCGTGGTCATGTTCGGCATCTGCCTCGTCTTCGCCCTCGCCTACCAGCGGTTCGTGCTCCGCCGCGACCTCGAAGGGGCCACCACGACGATGAGGGGGGACGGCAAGTGA
- a CDS encoding glutamate--cysteine ligase encodes MGEKVVAGQFDLSDRQRYRDKLRRCLTGLERLLAEQRFDRPQNLMGLEIELNLVGTDGMPRMLNGEVLERIASRDFQTELAMFNLEVNIAPHRLGGRVFDRLAEELRTSLAYADRKAGEVDAGIVMIGILPTLDRDDLVSSNLSDVDRYTLLNDQIVAARGEDFVLDIDGVERLTCTSKSIAPEAACTSVQLHLQVTPGRFADVWNAAQAVAGVQIAVGANSPFLFGRELWCESRPPLFQQSTDTRPPELQAQGVRPRTWFGERWISSAYDLFEENLRYFPALLPICDEEDPLEVLDQGGVPSLAELVLHNGTVYRWNRPVYGIADGVPHLRVENRVLPAGPTITDVIANAAFYYGLVRALAEEPRPVWTRLPFEAATANFDAACRYGIDARMVWPRRGRLGGTVEVDAATLVRDELLPLADAGLAGWGIERADRDLYLGVIEERCRRRANGASWQAATFHRALEAGLSRDAALAATTRRYRELMHRGEPVHTWPVGLPEPVPLG; translated from the coding sequence ATGGGGGAGAAGGTCGTGGCAGGCCAGTTCGACCTGTCCGATCGCCAGCGCTACCGCGACAAGCTCCGCAGGTGCCTGACGGGGCTGGAGCGGCTCCTGGCGGAGCAGCGGTTCGATCGTCCCCAGAACCTGATGGGGCTGGAGATCGAATTGAATCTGGTCGGCACCGACGGTATGCCGAGAATGCTGAATGGAGAGGTCCTCGAACGCATCGCAAGCCGAGATTTCCAAACAGAACTCGCCATGTTCAACCTGGAAGTCAACATCGCCCCACACAGGCTGGGCGGCAGGGTATTCGACCGGCTCGCCGAGGAACTGCGGACCTCGCTGGCGTACGCCGACCGTAAAGCGGGCGAGGTCGACGCGGGAATCGTGATGATCGGCATTCTGCCCACCCTTGACCGGGACGACCTGGTCTCCTCCAACCTGTCCGACGTCGACCGCTACACCCTGCTCAACGACCAGATCGTGGCCGCCCGCGGTGAGGACTTCGTCCTCGACATCGACGGGGTGGAACGCCTCACCTGCACCTCGAAGTCGATCGCCCCGGAGGCCGCCTGCACCTCCGTGCAACTGCATCTCCAGGTCACGCCGGGACGCTTCGCCGATGTGTGGAACGCCGCGCAGGCGGTGGCCGGCGTGCAGATAGCCGTCGGCGCCAACTCGCCCTTCCTCTTCGGGCGCGAGCTGTGGTGCGAGTCCCGCCCGCCGCTCTTCCAGCAGTCGACGGACACCCGTCCGCCGGAGCTGCAGGCCCAGGGAGTGCGGCCGCGTACGTGGTTCGGGGAGCGGTGGATCTCCTCGGCGTACGACCTCTTCGAGGAGAACCTGCGCTACTTCCCGGCCCTGCTGCCGATCTGCGACGAGGAGGACCCGCTGGAGGTCCTCGACCAGGGGGGCGTGCCCTCCCTCGCCGAACTCGTCCTGCACAACGGCACGGTGTACCGCTGGAACCGGCCCGTCTACGGCATCGCCGACGGCGTCCCGCACCTGCGTGTCGAGAACCGCGTGCTGCCCGCCGGCCCCACCATCACGGACGTCATCGCCAACGCGGCCTTCTACTACGGCCTTGTCCGCGCCCTCGCCGAGGAGCCGCGGCCGGTGTGGACCAGGCTGCCCTTCGAGGCGGCCACGGCCAACTTCGACGCGGCCTGCCGGTACGGCATCGACGCGCGCATGGTCTGGCCCCGGCGCGGTCGTTTGGGCGGCACGGTCGAGGTCGACGCGGCGACCCTCGTACGCGACGAACTGCTGCCGCTCGCCGACGCGGGCCTCGCCGGGTGGGGCATCGAGCGCGCCGACCGGGACCTCTACCTCGGGGTGATCGAGGAGCGGTGCCGGCGCCGGGCCAACGGAGCCTCCTGGCAGGCGGCGACGTTCCACCGGGCACTGGAGGCGGGACTGTCGCGGGACGCGGCGCTGGCGGCCACGACACGGCGGTACCGCGAGCTGATGCACCGGGGAGAGCCGGTGCACACCTGGCCGGTGGGGCTGCCGGAGCCGGTGCCGCTGGGGTGA
- a CDS encoding endo-1,4-beta-xylanase has translation MRKNRLRLAGVLAAVVVAAAAPTAQAHGKPPTLADLAQRHGRYFGSATDNPELVDGPYKKILGSEFDQITPGNGMKWYATEPEQGVFDWTNGDEIVNLARANHQKVRGHTLVWHSQLPDWITSREWTAAELRPVLKKHIQTEVRHYRGKVFAWDVVNEAFNEDGTYRESVFYKTLGPGYIADALRWARQADPKVKLYLNDYNIEGIGAKSDAYYTLAKELKAQGVPLDGIGLQTHLALQYGYPTTLEDNLRRFSKLGLDTALTEVDIRMILPATEEKLAQQAQWYADLTDACLAVRRCVGITIWDYTDKYSWIPAFFEGQGAALPWDEQLQPKPAYHAIRAALK, from the coding sequence ATGCGCAAGAACCGTCTCAGACTCGCCGGAGTCCTGGCCGCAGTGGTGGTCGCGGCCGCCGCTCCCACCGCCCAGGCCCACGGCAAACCGCCCACCCTCGCCGACCTCGCCCAGCGCCACGGCCGCTACTTCGGCAGCGCCACCGACAACCCCGAACTCGTCGACGGGCCGTACAAGAAGATCCTCGGCAGCGAGTTCGACCAGATCACGCCGGGCAACGGCATGAAGTGGTACGCCACCGAACCCGAGCAGGGGGTCTTCGACTGGACCAACGGCGACGAGATCGTGAACCTCGCCCGCGCGAACCACCAGAAGGTGCGCGGCCACACCCTGGTGTGGCACAGCCAGTTGCCCGACTGGATCACCTCGCGCGAGTGGACGGCGGCCGAGCTGAGGCCCGTACTGAAGAAGCACATCCAGACCGAGGTACGGCACTACCGCGGCAAGGTCTTCGCCTGGGACGTCGTCAACGAGGCCTTCAACGAGGACGGCACGTACCGCGAGTCCGTCTTCTACAAGACCCTCGGCCCCGGATACATCGCCGACGCCCTGCGCTGGGCCCGCCAGGCCGACCCCAAGGTCAAGCTCTACCTCAACGACTACAACATCGAGGGGATCGGGGCGAAGAGCGACGCCTACTACACCCTGGCCAAGGAGCTGAAGGCGCAGGGCGTCCCGCTCGACGGCATCGGTCTCCAGACCCACCTGGCGCTCCAGTACGGCTATCCGACCACGCTGGAGGACAACCTCCGCCGCTTCTCCAAGCTGGGCCTCGACACCGCGCTCACCGAGGTCGACATCCGGATGATCCTGCCGGCGACCGAGGAGAAGCTGGCCCAACAGGCCCAGTGGTACGCCGACTTGACTGATGCCTGTCTCGCGGTGCGCCGGTGTGTCGGGATCACGATCTGGGACTACACCGACAAGTACAGCTGGATACCCGCCTTCTTCGAGGGCCAGGGGGCCGCGCTGCCCTGGGACGAGCAGCTCCAGCCGAAGCCGGCGTACCACGCGATCCGGGCGGCGCTGAAGTAG
- a CDS encoding amino acid transporter, producing the protein MATTEHPPSSRLRSWMLEGLSDMGRDGGHTGPHAAPEPAHQGQRWWRVMCLTGVDYFSTLGYQPGIAALAAGLLSPIATIVLVIVTLAGALPVYRRVAEESPRGEGSISMLERLLSFWQGKLFVLTLLGFAATDFLITITLSAADASTHLIENPHLTSTLHDHKMLITLFLVALLGAVFLKGFLEAIGVAVALVGIYLALNVVVVLVGLWHVITAGHVVTDWSSALTAEHGNVFVMIGVALIVFPKLALGLSGFETGVAVMPHVKGDPEDTEANPEGRIRDTKKLLTTAALVMSCFLIATSFITTLLIPEKDFESGGPANGRALAYLAHNYLGSVFGTVYDVSTIAILWFAGASAMAGLLNLMPRYLPRYGMAPHWARAVRPMVIVFTLIAFLVTWIFDADVDAQGGAYATGVLVLISSAAIAVTIAARKAGQRNWTVGFAVISAVFLYTTVVNVIERPDGVKIGACFIAGIILVSLLSRLARAFELRVTDVTLDDMAERFIRDMASRKIRFIANEPDQRDKAEYRDKIEQIREDNDIPGEDFVFVEVTVLDPSEFEASLTVRGEVLHNRYRVLTLESSSIPNALAALLLHVRDTTRCTPHIYFEWTEGNPFANFLRFFLFGQGEVAPVTREVLREAEPDRARRPRVHTG; encoded by the coding sequence ATGGCCACCACCGAACACCCTCCTTCCAGTCGCCTGCGCTCCTGGATGTTGGAGGGCCTGTCCGACATGGGCAGGGACGGCGGCCACACGGGCCCCCACGCCGCGCCGGAACCCGCCCATCAGGGCCAGCGCTGGTGGCGGGTCATGTGCCTGACCGGCGTCGACTACTTCTCCACCCTCGGCTACCAGCCCGGCATCGCCGCCCTCGCGGCCGGCCTGCTCTCCCCCATCGCGACGATCGTCCTCGTGATCGTCACCCTCGCGGGCGCTCTGCCCGTGTACCGCCGGGTGGCCGAGGAGAGCCCCCGCGGCGAGGGCTCGATCTCCATGCTGGAACGGCTGCTGTCCTTCTGGCAGGGCAAGCTCTTCGTCCTCACCCTGCTCGGCTTCGCCGCCACCGACTTCCTGATCACCATCACGCTGTCCGCAGCCGACGCCTCCACCCACCTGATCGAGAACCCGCACCTGACCAGCACCCTGCACGACCACAAGATGCTGATCACCCTCTTCCTGGTCGCCCTGCTCGGCGCGGTCTTCCTCAAGGGCTTCCTGGAGGCGATCGGCGTCGCCGTCGCCCTGGTGGGCATCTACCTCGCCCTCAACGTCGTCGTGGTGCTCGTCGGCCTGTGGCACGTCATCACCGCGGGCCATGTCGTCACCGACTGGTCCAGCGCTCTGACGGCCGAGCACGGCAACGTCTTCGTGATGATCGGCGTGGCCCTGATCGTCTTCCCCAAGCTCGCCCTCGGCCTCTCCGGCTTCGAGACCGGCGTCGCCGTCATGCCTCACGTCAAGGGCGACCCGGAGGACACCGAGGCGAACCCCGAGGGCCGGATCCGCGACACCAAGAAGCTGCTCACCACCGCCGCCCTCGTCATGAGCTGCTTCCTGATCGCCACCAGCTTCATCACCACCCTCCTCATCCCCGAGAAGGACTTCGAGTCGGGCGGCCCGGCCAACGGCCGCGCCCTGGCCTACCTCGCCCACAACTACCTCGGAAGCGTCTTCGGCACGGTCTACGACGTCTCGACCATCGCCATCCTGTGGTTCGCCGGCGCCTCCGCGATGGCCGGCCTGCTCAACCTGATGCCGCGCTACCTGCCCCGCTACGGCATGGCACCGCACTGGGCCCGTGCCGTGCGCCCCATGGTCATCGTCTTCACCCTGATCGCCTTCCTGGTCACCTGGATCTTCGACGCCGACGTCGACGCCCAGGGCGGCGCGTACGCCACCGGCGTGCTGGTGCTGATCAGCTCGGCGGCGATCGCGGTGACCATCGCCGCCCGCAAGGCCGGGCAGCGCAACTGGACCGTCGGCTTCGCCGTCATCTCCGCCGTGTTCCTCTACACGACCGTCGTCAACGTCATCGAACGCCCCGACGGCGTGAAGATCGGCGCCTGCTTCATCGCCGGCATCATCCTGGTCTCTCTCCTGTCCCGCCTGGCCCGCGCCTTCGAACTCCGCGTGACCGACGTGACGCTCGACGACATGGCGGAACGTTTCATCCGGGACATGGCCAGCCGCAAGATACGCTTCATCGCCAACGAGCCCGACCAGCGCGACAAGGCCGAGTACCGCGACAAGATCGAGCAGATCCGCGAGGACAACGACATCCCCGGCGAGGACTTCGTATTCGTGGAGGTCACGGTCCTGGACCCCTCGGAGTTCGAGGCGAGCCTGACGGTCCGGGGCGAGGTCCTGCACAACCGCTACCGCGTCCTGACCCTGGAGTCCTCCTCCATCCCCAACGCCCTCGCCGCCCTCCTTCTCCACGTCCGCGACACCACCCGTTGCACCCCCCACATCTACTTCGAGTGGACCGAGGGCAACCCCTTCGCCAACTTCCTCCGCTTCTTCCTCTTCGGCCAGGGCGAGGTGGCCCCGGTCACCCGAGAGGTGCTGCGAGAGGCAGAACCGGACCGTGCGCGCCGCCCCCGGGTCCACACGGGCTGA
- a CDS encoding carbohydrate ABC transporter permease → MVVPLVYAVLSGFKSTDELSSNPFGLPKHWLTSNYTDILAGGDFWRLLGSSTLIAVGTTVLVVAASALAAFSFARFAFRGREALFTLFTMGLMFPFAVAVLPLFLLLRSLGLLDNPLGVILPQAGFGLPMTIIILRAFFREIPGELEEAATLDGCSPFGFFWRVLLPMARPALGTVSVLAVVTSWNNFMLPLLVFTDNTWWTLPIGVQQFQGQYSAEYARVFAYLVLAMVPALAFYSVAERQLVGGLTAGATKG, encoded by the coding sequence ATGGTCGTACCCCTGGTGTACGCCGTCCTGTCCGGGTTCAAATCCACCGACGAGCTCTCCAGCAACCCCTTCGGGCTACCGAAACACTGGCTGACCAGCAACTACACCGACATCCTGGCCGGGGGCGACTTCTGGCGGCTGCTCGGCAGCAGCACGCTGATCGCGGTCGGTACGACGGTGCTGGTGGTCGCCGCGTCGGCGCTGGCCGCGTTCTCCTTCGCGCGGTTTGCCTTCCGGGGGCGGGAGGCGCTGTTCACGCTCTTCACGATGGGGCTGATGTTCCCCTTCGCGGTGGCGGTGCTGCCGCTGTTCCTGTTGCTGCGCTCGCTCGGCCTGCTGGACAACCCATTGGGCGTGATCCTGCCGCAGGCCGGCTTCGGGCTGCCGATGACGATCATCATCCTGCGCGCCTTCTTCCGGGAGATCCCCGGTGAGCTGGAGGAGGCGGCCACGCTCGACGGGTGCAGCCCGTTCGGGTTCTTCTGGCGCGTCCTGCTGCCGATGGCACGGCCCGCGCTCGGCACGGTCTCGGTGCTCGCCGTCGTCACCAGCTGGAACAACTTCATGCTGCCGCTGCTGGTGTTCACCGACAACACGTGGTGGACGCTCCCCATCGGTGTGCAGCAGTTCCAGGGCCAGTACTCCGCGGAGTACGCCCGCGTCTTCGCCTATCTCGTCCTGGCGATGGTCCCCGCCCTCGCCTTCTACTCGGTCGCCGAGCGCCAGCTCGTCGGCGGCCTCACCGCCGGTGCCACGAAGGGCTGA
- a CDS encoding TOBE domain-containing protein — protein sequence MTLSIRNQLPGTVTTVTPGEAMATVRIRLDGGQDLTAAITLESIAELGLTQGSPVHALVKSTEVSLATAPVQNVSIRNQLPGTVTAVARGAAMATVKIAVEGGVLTSAITADAAADLALVAGAPVVALIKSTEVSLATA from the coding sequence ATGACCCTGAGCATCCGCAACCAGCTCCCCGGCACCGTCACCACCGTCACCCCGGGCGAGGCCATGGCAACCGTCAGGATCCGTCTGGACGGCGGCCAGGACCTCACGGCCGCGATCACCCTCGAGTCCATCGCCGAACTCGGCCTCACCCAGGGCTCGCCCGTACACGCCCTGGTGAAGTCGACGGAGGTCTCCCTCGCCACCGCCCCGGTCCAGAACGTGTCCATCCGCAACCAGCTGCCCGGCACGGTCACCGCCGTCGCCAGGGGAGCTGCCATGGCCACCGTCAAGATCGCTGTCGAGGGAGGCGTCCTCACGTCCGCGATCACCGCGGACGCCGCGGCCGACCTCGCCCTCGTCGCCGGCGCCCCGGTCGTCGCCCTGATCAAGTCGACAGAGGTGTCACTGGCCACGGCGTAA
- a CDS encoding DUF5999 family protein, producing MCQHQPPCPTAASADRESARLMAHHPEQGWSLLCNGVLLFEDTGELLPDGRVIAPHRPVAVAAA from the coding sequence ATGTGCCAGCACCAGCCACCGTGTCCCACCGCCGCCTCCGCCGACCGGGAGTCCGCCCGCCTCATGGCGCACCACCCGGAACAGGGCTGGAGCCTGCTGTGCAACGGCGTTCTGCTCTTCGAGGACACCGGTGAGCTCCTGCCCGACGGCCGGGTCATCGCGCCGCACCGCCCGGTCGCGGTCGCGGCCGCCTGA
- a CDS encoding potassium-transporting ATPase subunit C, giving the protein MTAASVAVREPSKVCWAPYGTRQQEPFPATKPVSSKDGKIVGSSLIGQQDYGLDYFQPRPANGLGENSVNTQYKLILSGATNRSADNPELVASVKAAKAKVVRDNSTADYKVEPSQVPADAVTSSGSGLDPDISPAYAELQVHRVAERNGLSVAQVEKLVRSQAEGRTLGFIGEPRVNVLELNIAVRALAAKG; this is encoded by the coding sequence GTGACGGCCGCCTCCGTGGCCGTAAGGGAGCCGTCAAAGGTCTGCTGGGCGCCGTATGGGACCCGTCAACAGGAGCCGTTTCCGGCCACGAAGCCTGTTTCCTCGAAGGACGGCAAGATCGTCGGGTCCTCGCTGATCGGCCAACAGGACTACGGCCTCGACTACTTCCAGCCCCGGCCTGCGAACGGTCTCGGAGAGAACTCGGTCAACACGCAGTACAAGCTGATCCTTTCCGGTGCCACCAACCGCTCCGCCGACAACCCCGAGCTCGTCGCGTCGGTGAAGGCGGCCAAGGCCAAGGTCGTCAGGGACAACTCCACCGCCGACTACAAGGTCGAGCCCTCCCAGGTCCCCGCGGACGCGGTCACCTCCTCCGGCTCCGGCCTCGACCCGGACATCTCCCCGGCCTACGCCGAGCTCCAGGTCCACCGCGTCGCCGAGCGCAACGGCCTGTCCGTCGCGCAGGTCGAGAAGCTGGTCCGGAGCCAGGCCGAGGGGCGCACGCTCGGCTTCATCGGGGAGCCCCGGGTGAACGTCCTCGAACTCAACATCGCGGTCAGGGCGCTTGCGGCGAAGGGCTGA
- a CDS encoding LacI family DNA-binding transcriptional regulator, with amino-acid sequence MTAGKADAEPRGRVTITEIARQAGVSVPTVSRVVNGRSDVSPHTRARVEQLLQQYGYRRRPAAPGTRAALLDLVFNDLDSPWAVEIIRGVEEVAHAEGVGTVVSAIHGRSGAAREWMRNLRARASDGVVLVTSALDTVLHDELRALGVPLVVVDPAGSPALDAPTIGAANWSGGLAATEHLLSLGHRRIGLIAGPPRLLCSRARYDGYRAALEGAGLTLDESLVVPGDFHPESGFAGCEKLLELPEPPTAVFAASDQMALGAVEALRRRGLRVPEDMSLVGFDDLPEVRWSAPPLTTVRQPLADMGKLAVRTVLKLARGERPDSPRVELGTELVVRSSTAPPAPR; translated from the coding sequence GTGACAGCAGGCAAGGCCGACGCCGAGCCCCGGGGCAGGGTCACCATCACGGAGATCGCCCGGCAGGCCGGAGTCTCGGTGCCGACGGTGTCCCGGGTGGTCAACGGCCGGTCGGACGTCTCCCCGCACACCCGCGCCCGCGTCGAGCAGCTGCTCCAGCAGTACGGCTACCGCAGGCGCCCCGCGGCCCCCGGCACCCGCGCCGCCCTGCTCGACCTGGTCTTCAACGACCTCGACAGCCCCTGGGCCGTGGAGATCATCCGCGGTGTCGAGGAGGTCGCCCACGCCGAGGGCGTCGGCACTGTCGTCTCCGCGATCCACGGCCGCTCGGGCGCCGCACGCGAGTGGATGCGCAATCTGCGCGCCCGCGCCTCCGACGGGGTCGTCCTCGTCACCTCGGCGCTGGACACGGTCCTCCACGACGAGCTGCGCGCCCTGGGCGTCCCGCTCGTGGTCGTCGACCCGGCCGGCTCCCCCGCACTGGACGCCCCCACCATCGGCGCCGCCAACTGGTCGGGAGGGCTCGCGGCCACCGAGCACCTGCTGTCGCTGGGCCACCGCAGGATCGGCCTGATCGCGGGGCCGCCCCGGCTGCTGTGCTCGCGGGCCCGCTACGACGGCTACCGCGCCGCTCTCGAGGGCGCCGGGCTCACCCTCGACGAGTCCCTGGTCGTGCCCGGCGACTTCCACCCGGAGTCCGGCTTCGCCGGCTGCGAGAAGCTCCTCGAGCTGCCCGAACCGCCGACCGCCGTCTTCGCGGCCAGCGACCAGATGGCCCTCGGCGCGGTCGAGGCGCTGAGGAGACGCGGGCTGAGGGTGCCGGAGGACATGAGCCTGGTGGGTTTCGACGACCTTCCGGAAGTCCGCTGGTCGGCGCCCCCACTGACCACCGTGCGCCAGCCGCTCGCCGACATGGGCAAGCTGGCCGTCCGCACGGTCCTCAAACTGGCCCGCGGCGAACGCCCGGACTCACCGCGCGTGGAGCTGGGCACGGAACTGGTGGTGCGGTCGAGCACCGCACCACCCGCCCCCCGCTGA
- a CDS encoding extracellular solute-binding protein, with product MGDPALSRRGFLAASAAAGLGMTTLTGCGGDSDGGSSDGTTTVEWWNISTTEPAKSVWAALAKKFEAANPKIKIKIVQLENDAYKSKMTALTASGKLPDIFHTWGGGVLKQQVDAGLVEDLTDRTKPWADGLLKVTKEPYILDDKVYGIPFDMGMIGFWYNKALFKQAGVSEPPTTWGGFLEAVSKLKSKNITPIALAGKEKWPGMYYWAYLAMRTAGIDALQKASEDKDFTAAGFVQAGRHLKELVDLQPFQKGFLNAAYSTPTGQAAAVGNGKAAMELMGQWAPSVEADSGKGLGSNLGFFPFPAVEGGKGAITEVFGGGGGHALRRGAPQAAVEFLKFFASEATELELVKKTGTLPVLPNAEKAMTDPNLKLVQAQLKAATGFQLYLDQAYAPAVGQEVNDSVAALIAGSKSPEQVAQSITQTAKEEQ from the coding sequence ATGGGCGACCCGGCACTGTCCCGCCGTGGCTTTCTGGCGGCATCCGCCGCGGCCGGTCTGGGCATGACGACACTGACCGGCTGCGGCGGCGACTCGGACGGAGGATCGTCCGACGGGACGACCACGGTGGAGTGGTGGAACATCTCCACCACCGAGCCGGCGAAGAGTGTCTGGGCGGCCCTCGCCAAGAAGTTCGAGGCCGCGAACCCCAAGATCAAGATAAAGATCGTCCAGCTGGAGAACGACGCCTACAAGTCGAAGATGACGGCGCTGACCGCCTCCGGGAAGCTCCCTGACATCTTCCACACCTGGGGTGGCGGCGTCCTCAAGCAGCAGGTCGACGCCGGGCTCGTCGAGGACCTGACGGACCGGACCAAGCCCTGGGCCGACGGTCTGCTGAAGGTCACCAAGGAGCCGTACATCCTCGACGACAAGGTCTACGGCATCCCGTTCGACATGGGCATGATCGGGTTCTGGTACAACAAGGCGCTCTTCAAGCAGGCCGGCGTCAGCGAGCCGCCCACCACCTGGGGCGGGTTCCTGGAGGCCGTGAGCAAGCTGAAGTCCAAGAACATCACGCCCATTGCCCTCGCGGGCAAGGAGAAGTGGCCCGGCATGTACTACTGGGCCTACCTCGCGATGCGCACCGCCGGCATCGACGCCCTCCAGAAGGCCAGTGAGGACAAGGACTTCACCGCTGCCGGGTTCGTCCAGGCCGGCCGGCACCTCAAGGAACTCGTGGACCTCCAGCCCTTCCAGAAGGGGTTCCTCAACGCCGCCTACTCCACCCCCACCGGCCAGGCGGCCGCCGTCGGCAACGGCAAGGCGGCCATGGAACTCATGGGCCAGTGGGCCCCGTCCGTGGAGGCCGACTCCGGCAAGGGGCTCGGCAGCAACCTGGGCTTCTTCCCGTTCCCCGCGGTCGAGGGCGGCAAGGGCGCCATCACCGAGGTGTTCGGCGGAGGCGGCGGACATGCCCTGCGCCGGGGCGCCCCGCAGGCGGCGGTCGAGTTCCTGAAGTTCTTCGCCTCCGAGGCCACCGAACTGGAACTGGTCAAGAAGACCGGCACCCTTCCCGTGCTGCCGAACGCGGAGAAGGCCATGACCGACCCCAACCTCAAGCTCGTGCAGGCGCAGTTGAAGGCCGCCACCGGCTTCCAGCTCTATCTCGACCAGGCGTACGCACCCGCCGTCGGCCAGGAGGTCAACGACAGCGTGGCCGCGCTGATCGCCGGCTCCAAGTCCCCCGAGCAGGTTGCCCAGTCGATCACGCAGACGGCGAAGGAAGAGCAGTAG